One region of Primulina tabacum isolate GXHZ01 chromosome 1, ASM2559414v2, whole genome shotgun sequence genomic DNA includes:
- the LOC142512874 gene encoding uncharacterized protein LOC142512874 produces MAQRNQQSNSPLSNDQNCVMESMNRACKYSPDEKKERMERYRSKRNLRNFNKKIEYERRKTLADSHPRIRGRLARNDETEKTPQQWDSVFVEEDDEGNDNWINILDAFQQNILP; encoded by the exons ATGGCACAAAGAAACCAGCAATCAAACAGTCCATTATCAAATGATCAGAACTGTGTAATGGAGAGTATGAACAGAGCATGTAAATACAGCCCCGACGAGAAAAAGGAACGAATGGAGAGATACAGAAGCAAGAGAAATCTTAGGAATTTCAACAAGAAGATCGAG TATGAACGTAGGAAGACTTTAGCAGATAGTCATCCACGTATCAGAGGAAGATTAGCGAGGAATGATGAAACAGAGAAGACCCCTCAACAGTGGGATAGTGTATTTGTCGAGGAAGATGATGAGGGCAACGATAACTGGATCAATATTCTTGACGCTTTTCAGCAAAATATACTCCCCTGA
- the LOC142549185 gene encoding uncharacterized protein LOC142549185 gives MAIEKCRFKVSRCNPEYQLPQMRDTVVCGDDENLQRGNSISAVESDDDEDDQFDECDSGAGSDDFDLLELGQTGEEFCQIGDQTCSIPYELYDLPGFKDVISMEVWNEVLTEEERFSLAKYLPDMDQENFVLTLKELFSYDNLHFGSPVDTLFEMLKEGSCEPRVAHYRQGLNFLQRRQHYHCIRKHQNAMVNNLCQMRDAWMNCKVYSIEEKLRVLNIKKCQKSLMNESMEKFGTDSSDKDDSGNDLWGEKAKDGKLVPNTGRFSGYNQSLELDICAPGLKIVTESNKQAKKNPKGTLKLAGPKTTSAKEFADHSLSIHREVEMQSRHHGLALPVYRNKPAVAAYNTSASVRMNKRLIQDNDGEDTTFAVALHRERNLSQGGVNAKSKSLKFGKKQKGSAGGSDVDSSLGLLETSRSDISTRGRNSAVNQFSDIRVTKPSNRRDVYDGGAKMNFPKNFQQLSSENETEFGKKLKLNSSLKASQLELLGGSEPSWLGKPLGGPFPDGSPYDRTAHLDAKNNKWAMGRKAIDFNANDKLLQSKSLQENFQISLKPNGQRDGAKNVGIVAFDRGEETESDSSDQMMDDNDENPLMRSKWAYPGGVPDSKYSPETKKVKLSRKDAKGSYRRLDGSLKFTNQMDNYGEDVDIIKSVHKGKMHDACYLNVLPTDDSQRDYFIGSGNVIGGDDQQLFYPLGRNGRVEGSHGNILKSSSLKSSFVPGRKPISEAQCNTDPPLDYMNDYSLEDDLLWAQPNAADNGVSFKLGKKGQMVESSTGHHAEISGAHLVGCNTISKKRRLKEGSTNMDLKDNNDCLHDTQLLLRGINSLRKHGKKNTLGEDFDVLEDEISEPPSVDVEMEVVETQTKPKNKAFPLIIPTVLTGFSFSIIHLLSAVRRAMITMIPEDFSEDRKHDDKVDAGEGVKEEPERKQEDTSAVNSTSGASIEALPNSTEQGIISRTVQEIVSLVRSNPGDPCILETQEPLQDLVRGVLKIFSSRTAPLGAKGWKPLVVYEKSTKSWSWIGPVVGNFSDSMVIEEETSPDGWALPYKTLVKLVDSFANWLKNSQDALQKIGSLPAPPLTLMQNILEEKERFKDLRAQKSLSTISPNPEEVRAYFRKEEVLRYLIPDRAFNYTAVDGKKSIVAPLRRCGGKPTSKARDHFMLKRDRPPHVTILCLVRDAAARLPGSIGTRADVCTLIRDSQYIVEDVSDAQVNQVVSGALDRLHYERDPCVQFDGERKLWVYLHRERDEEDFEDDGTSSTKKWRKQKKELSEPSDQGGVTVAFSGPVEQSGFDLVSDLNVDASFADDSKTLGVERHSGNDQGKNNHDPSSMTWSGLGLSSMGENELICQENSANGDFEDTFGE, from the coding sequence ATGGCTATTGAAAAGTGTAGGTTTAAGGTGTCTCGTTGCAATCCAGAGTATCAGTTGCCCCAAATGAGGGACACGGTTGTGTGTGGTGATGATGAAAATTTGCAGCGTGGAAACTCTATTTCAGCTGTTGAATCAGATGATGATGAGGATGATCAATTTGATGAATGTGACTCAGGAGCGGGATCAGATGACTTTGATTTACTTGAATTAGGCCAAACTGGAGAGGAATTTTGCCAGATCGGAGATCAAACTTGCAGCATTCCCTATGAACTCTATGATCTTCCTGGGTTTAAAGATGTTATATCTATGGAAGTATGGAATGAGGTTTTAACTGAAGAGGAAAGATTTAGTCTTGCCAAGTATTTACCTGATATGGACCAAGAGAATTTTGTTCTTACACTGAAAGAGCTTTTTTCTTATGATAACTTGCATTTTGGGAGTCCTGTTGATACGTTATTTGAGATGCTGAAGGAAGGATCATGTGAGCCAAGGGTAGCACATTACAGGCAGGGTTTGAATTTCCTCCAGAGAAGACAACATTATCATTGCATTCGAAAGCATCAAAATGCGATGGTAAACAATCTTTGTCAAATGAGAGATGCATGGATGAACTGCAAAGTGTATAGTATCGAGGAGAAGCTTCGTGTGTTGAATATTAAAAAGTGTCAGAAGAGTTTGATGAATGAAAGTATGGAAAAGTTTGGTACTGACTCATCCGACAAAGATGATTCAGGCAATGATTTATGGGGCGAAAAAGCTAAGGATGGGAAATTAGTTCCAAATACAGGTCGGTTTTCTGGATATAATCAGTCTTTGGAATTGGATATTTGTGCTCCTGGCCTAAAAATTGTTACGGAATCAAACAAGCAAGCAAAGAAGAACCCTAAAGGTACTTTGAAGTTGGCTGGACCCAAAACCACCTCAGCAAAAGAGTTTGCAGACCATTCGCTGTCGATTCATCGTGAAGTCGAAATGCAGTCAAGACATCATGGTTTGGCTTTGCCTGTTTATCGGAATAAACCAGCGGTAGCTGCTTATAATACTTCTGCGTCAGTCAGGATGAACAAGAGGCTGATACAGGACAATGATGGGGAAGACACAACATTTGCAGTAGCTTTGCACAGAGAGCGAAATCTATCACAAGGTGGAGTAAATGCGAAGtctaaaagtttgaaatttggAAAGAAACAAAAAGGCTCAGCGGGTGGGAGTGACGTGGATAGTTCCTTGGGTCTCCTTGAGACATCAAGGAGTGATATAAGTACTCGTGGAAGAAACAGTGCTGTTAATCAGTTTTCCGATATTAGGGTTACAAAGCCATCTAATAGAAGAGATGTGTACGATGGAGGGGCAAAAATGAACTTCCCCAAGAATTTTCAGCAATTGTCTTCAGAGAATGAGACGGAGTTTGGTAAGAAACTGAAGTTGAATTCGTCCTTGAAAGCAAGTCAACTTGAGCTTTTGGGTGGAAGTGAGCCATCATGGCTTGGTAAACCACTTGGGGGTCCTTTTCCTGATGGTTCACCATATGATCGCACTGCACATTTGGATGCCAAAAATAATAAGTGGGCTATGGGAAGGAAAGCCATTGATTTCAATGCAAATGATAAGTTATTACAATCTAAAAgtttacaagaaaattttcaaataagttTAAAACCAAATGGACAAAGAGATGGGGCAAAAAATGTTGGTATTGTAGCCTTtgacagaggtgaagaaacagaGTCTGATTCATCTGATCAAATGATGGATGATAATGATGAGAATCCTTTGATGAGGAGCAAGTGGGCTTACCCTGGTGGTGTGCCAGATTCGAAATATAGCCCAGAGACAAAAAAGGTCAAACTTTCTAGGAAAGATGCAAAAGGTAGTTACCGTAGACTTGATGGATCATTAAAATTTACTAACCAGATGGACAATTATGGTGAAGACGTAGATATTATTAAATCAGTACACAAGGGTAAGATGCATGATGCTTGCTACTTGAATGTGTTGCCCACTGATGATTCACAGAGAGATTATTTTATTGGATCAGGCAATGTAATTGGAGGTGATGATCAACAACTGTTCTATCCATTGGGAAGAAATGGTCGTGTAGAAGGAAGCCATGGCAACATTTTGAAGTCGTCTTCTCTGAAATCCTCTTTTGTTCCTGGGAGAAAACCAATAAGTGAGGCTCAATGTAATACCGATCCTCCATTGGATTACATGAATGATTACAGTCTTGAGGATGACTTGCTCTGGGCGCAACCAAATGCAGCAGATAATGGAGTTTCTTTCAAGTTGGGAAAGAAAGGTCAGATGGTTGAGTCATCCACAGGCCACCATGCCGAAATATCTGGTGCGCATTTGGTGGGGTGCAATACTATCTCAAAGAAACGAAGACTGAAGGAAGGTTCAACCAACATGGACCTCAAAGATAATAATGATTGTCTACATGATACTCAGCTGCTACTTCGTGGTATCAATTCTTTGAGGAAACATGGTAAAAAGAACACGTTGGGGGAGGACTTTGATGTTTTAGAGGATGAAATTTCTGAGCCACCGTCTGTAGATGTGGAAATGGAAGTTGTTGAGACACAAACCAAACCGAAGAACAAGGCATTTCCTTTAATCATACCTACAGTACTTACTGGGTTTTCATTCTCCATTATCCATCTTCTTTCAGCGGTTCGCAGGGCTATGATTACTATGATTCCGGAGGATTTCTCAGAGGATAGAAAACATGATGATAAAGTTGATGCTGGAGAAGGGGTCAAGGAGGAACCAGAAAGAAAGCAGGAAGATACCAGTGCAGTTAATTCAACTTCTGGTGCGTCTATTGAAGCTTTACCAAATTCTACAGAACAAGGCATCATCTCTCGAACTGTTCAGGAAATTGTTAGCCTTGTTAGATCAAATCCTGGAGATCCTTGTATCCTTGAAACTCAGGAACCGCTTCAGGATTTGGTCAGGGGCgttctaaaaatattttcgtCTAGAACTGCACCTCTAGGAGCGAAAGGGTGGAAACCTCTTGTTGTATATGAAAAATCTACCAAGAGTTGGTCATGGATTGGTCCTGTAGTGGGCAATTTTTCTGACTCTATGGTGATTGAAGAGGAGACATCTCCAGATGGGTGGGCCCTTCCATATAAAACACTTGTCAAATTGGTTGACTCATTCGCTAATTGGCTGAAAAACAGTCAGGATGCCCTTCAGAAAATAGGAAGCCTTCCTGCTCCTCCTCTGACACTGATGCAAAACATTTTGGAGGAGAAAGAGAGGTTCAAAGACCTGAGAGCTCAGAAAAGTCTCAGTACCATCAGTCCGAACCCTGAAGAAGTAAGAGCCTACTTCCGGAAGGAAGAAGTCCTTAGGTATCTAATACCAGACAGAGCTTTCAACTATACTGCCGTTGATGGTAAAAAATCCATTGTTGCTCCTTTGAGAAGGTGTGGTGGCAAGCCAACATCAAAGGCCCGGGACCACTTTATGTTGAAACGAGATCGACCACCGCATGTCACAATTCTCTGTCTTGTCAGAGATGCTGCTGCTAGATTGCCTGGAAGCATTGGAACCCGAGCGGATGTCTGCACCTTGATTAGAGATTCACAGTACATTGTGGAAGACGTTTCTGATGCACAGGTCAATCAAGTTGTTAGCGGTGCACTGGATCGTTTGCATTATGAACGCGATCCGTGTGTGCAATTTGATGGGGAGAGAAAGCTGTGGGTTTATTTACACAGAGAAAGAGATGAAGAAGATTTTGAGGATGATGGAACTTCATCCACGAAGAAAtggagaaaacaaaagaaagaactTTCTGAGCCATCTGATCAGGGTGGTGTTACAGTTGCTTTTTCTGGACCTGTCGAGCAGTCAgggtttgatttggtttcagaTCTCAATGTTGATGCATCATTTGCAGATGACAGTAAGACATTAGGCGTGGAACGCCACAGTGGTAATGATCAGGGAAAGAACAATCATGATCCTTCATCGATGACTTGGAGTGGCCTTGGATTGAGTTCTATGGGCGAAAATGAATTAATTTGCCAAGAAAATTCTGCCAATGGAGATTTTGAGGACACATTTGGTGAATAA